The following proteins are encoded in a genomic region of Cuculus canorus isolate bCucCan1 chromosome 21, bCucCan1.pri, whole genome shotgun sequence:
- the PPCS gene encoding phosphopantothenate--cysteine ligase produces the protein MASDGAEAEAAAEARVRAWAAAQAARGRRVALVTSGGTQVALEARAVRFLENFSSGRRGAVSAERLVSAGYGVCFLHRARSAFPWARVLPPNGPALLDALRLSPGPPPAITADPAALPALLPALRDYRRATEDGALLAIEFTGLTEYLALLRAAARALAPFGSSVMFYLAAAVSDFYIPASEMPEHKIQSSEGPLQITMKMVPKMLSPLVKEWAPEAFVISFKLETDPLILINKSRQALEKYRHQVVVANVLESRRTSVIIVTKDSQTPLSLSEEEIAQGMEIEEKIVSYLQGQHTAFIEKRV, from the exons ATGGCGTCGGACGGCGCGGAGGCGGAAGCAGCGGCGGAGGCGCGAGTGCGGGCCTGGGCGGCGGCGCAGGCGGCGCGGGGGCGTCGGGTGGCGCTGGTGACGTCGGGGGGGACGCAGGTGGCGCTGGAAGCGCGCGCCGTCCGGTTCTTGGAGAATTTCAGCAGCGGGCGGCGCGGCGCCGTCTCTGCCGAGCGCTTGGTGAGCGCCGGTTACGGCGTCTGCTTCCTGCACCGCGCCCGCTCCGCCTTCCCCTGGGCCAGGGTCCTCCCGCCTAACGGGCCAGCCTTGCTCGACGCCCTCCGTCTCAGCCCCGGGCCGCCGCCCGCCATCACCGCCGACCCCGCCGCTCTCCCCGCCCTGCTGCCGGCTCTCCGGGACTACCGGCGGGCTACCGAGGACGGGGCGCTGCTGGCCATCGAGTTCACCGGCCTTACCGAGTACTTGGCTCTGCTGCGAGCCGCCGCCCGCGCCTTGGCGCCCTTCG GCTCCAGTGTCATGTTTTACCTGGCAGCTGCCGTGTCGGATTTCTACATCCCCGCCTCAGAGATGCCGGAGCACAAGATCCAGTCCTCAGAGGGGCCCCTCCAG ATCACGATGAAGATGGTGCCAAAAATGCTCTCTCCTCTCGTCAAAGAATGGGCCCCAGAGGcgtttgtgatttcttttaaactggAGACGGATCCCTTGATCTTAATCAATAAATCACGGCAGGCTCTGGAGAAATACCGGCACCAGGTGGTGGTGGCAAATGTCCTGGAGTCACGGAGAACCTCCGTTATTATCGTGACCAAAGACTCACAGACTCCGTTGTCGCTCTCAGAGGAGGAGATAGCACAAGGCATGGAGATAGAGGAGAAGATCGTGAGCTACCTCCAGGGCCAGCACACGGCGTTCATAGAGAAGAGAGTCTGA
- the ZMYND12 gene encoding zinc finger MYND domain-containing protein 12 isoform X2 has translation MSKAVPAKSRNESQKHIIDLAYHRAQEFILDGKHKEAIPAALHALRFSTEVYGSNSVQLVPAYLLLAEALAGAGHPLQASKYLSQAEWIVLKTPDCSVAVQCKLQRSLGLFCAAGGNFDQALYHLANEVYLVSSMLGLNSVEAAGGYFHMANIFLRQNKMDVANSLYAKVTSIWHAFLLKSVQAQEQALQSQPEMSPFTEDKELSEDPMTKAQQAEAIRVLRTVLDVREEAPKQQPGETARVLHALAMLYYLAKDLPKAAETAMKALNLVKQLPQPESLEAISHLLELIETKPSYSSTK, from the exons ATGTCCAAAGCTGTTCCTGCTAAAAGCAGGAATGAAAGCCAG AAACACATCATCGATCTCGCGTACCACAGAGCCCAGGAGTTTATTTTGGATGGGAAGCATAAGGAAGCAATACCCGCAGCTCTGCATGCCCTGCGTTTCAGCACTGAAGTGTACGGCTCAAATTCTGTGCAACTGGTGCCTGCTTATCTCCTCTTGGCTGAGGCCTTGGCTG GAGCTGGCCATCCTCTGCAGGCATCCAAATATCTCTCCCAAGCCGAGTGGATTGTCCTCAAAACTCCAGACTGCAGCGTTGCTGTTCAGTGTAAACTACAGCGTTCTCTGGggcttttctgtgctgctggaggaaaCTTTGACCAGGCTTTATATCACTTGGCAAATGAA GTTTACCTGGTTAGTTCTATGCTCGGACTAAATTCTGTTGAGGCTGCCGGAGGGTATTTCCACATGGCTAACATTTTCCTTCGCCAGAACAAAATGGACGTAGCAAACTCACTCTATGCTAAG GTAACCAGCATCTGGCATGCCTTTCTCCTGAAGTCAGTGCAAGCACAAGAGCAAGCGCTGCAGTCACAACCGGAAATGTCTCCGTTCACCGAGGACAAGGAACTCAGTGAAGACCCTATGA CTAAAGCCCAGCAAGCCGAAGCGATCCGAGTCCTGAGAACAGTTTTGGATGTCAGGGAGGAGGCACCAAAGCAACAGCCGGGGGAAACTGCCAGGGTTTTACATGCTCTTGCTATGCTATATTACCTGGCCAAGGATTTACCGAAG GCTGCTGAGACAGCGATGAAAGCCTTGAACCTGGTGAAACAACTGCCCCAGCCGGAGTCCCTAGAAGCCATCAGTCATTTGTTAGAGCTGATTGAAACCAAACCTTCCTATTCCTCCACAAAATAA
- the ZMYND12 gene encoding zinc finger MYND domain-containing protein 12 isoform X1 — MAGSPRCELCGAAGRVRCQHCRVTYYCNVDHQQADWVSIHEQICQLLIPVCTFLPFPLSEKERKHNVEQLVKRKKHIIDLAYHRAQEFILDGKHKEAIPAALHALRFSTEVYGSNSVQLVPAYLLLAEALAGAGHPLQASKYLSQAEWIVLKTPDCSVAVQCKLQRSLGLFCAAGGNFDQALYHLANEVYLVSSMLGLNSVEAAGGYFHMANIFLRQNKMDVANSLYAKVTSIWHAFLLKSVQAQEQALQSQPEMSPFTEDKELSEDPMTKAQQAEAIRVLRTVLDVREEAPKQQPGETARVLHALAMLYYLAKDLPKAAETAMKALNLVKQLPQPESLEAISHLLELIETKPSYSSTK, encoded by the exons ATGGCGGGGTCCCCGCGCTGCGAGCTGTGCGGGGCGGCCGGGCGGGTCCGCTGCCAGCACTGCCGCGTCACCTACTACTG CAATGTCGACCATCAGCAAGCCGACTGGGTCAGCATCCATGAGCAAATATGCCAGCTGCTGATTCCAGTCTGTACgttcctcccttttcctctttctgagaaagaaaggaaacacaacGTGGAGCAGCTGGTGAAGAGGAAG AAACACATCATCGATCTCGCGTACCACAGAGCCCAGGAGTTTATTTTGGATGGGAAGCATAAGGAAGCAATACCCGCAGCTCTGCATGCCCTGCGTTTCAGCACTGAAGTGTACGGCTCAAATTCTGTGCAACTGGTGCCTGCTTATCTCCTCTTGGCTGAGGCCTTGGCTG GAGCTGGCCATCCTCTGCAGGCATCCAAATATCTCTCCCAAGCCGAGTGGATTGTCCTCAAAACTCCAGACTGCAGCGTTGCTGTTCAGTGTAAACTACAGCGTTCTCTGGggcttttctgtgctgctggaggaaaCTTTGACCAGGCTTTATATCACTTGGCAAATGAA GTTTACCTGGTTAGTTCTATGCTCGGACTAAATTCTGTTGAGGCTGCCGGAGGGTATTTCCACATGGCTAACATTTTCCTTCGCCAGAACAAAATGGACGTAGCAAACTCACTCTATGCTAAG GTAACCAGCATCTGGCATGCCTTTCTCCTGAAGTCAGTGCAAGCACAAGAGCAAGCGCTGCAGTCACAACCGGAAATGTCTCCGTTCACCGAGGACAAGGAACTCAGTGAAGACCCTATGA CTAAAGCCCAGCAAGCCGAAGCGATCCGAGTCCTGAGAACAGTTTTGGATGTCAGGGAGGAGGCACCAAAGCAACAGCCGGGGGAAACTGCCAGGGTTTTACATGCTCTTGCTATGCTATATTACCTGGCCAAGGATTTACCGAAG GCTGCTGAGACAGCGATGAAAGCCTTGAACCTGGTGAAACAACTGCCCCAGCCGGAGTCCCTAGAAGCCATCAGTCATTTGTTAGAGCTGATTGAAACCAAACCTTCCTATTCCTCCACAAAATAA
- the SLC2A1 gene encoding solute carrier family 2, facilitated glucose transporter member 1, which yields MDTGSKMTARLMLAVGGAVLGSLQFGYNTGVINAPQKVIEDFYNRTWMYRYEEPITPATLTTLWSLSVAIFSVGGMIGSFSVGLFVNRFGRRNSMLMSNILAFVSAILMGFSKMALSFEMLILGRFIIGLYSGLTTGFVPMYVGEVSPTALRGALGTFHQLGIVLGILIAQVFGLDLIMGNDSLWPLLLGFIFVPALLQCLILPFAPESPRFLLINRNEENKAKSVLKKLRGTTDVSSDLQEMKEESRQMMREKKVTIMELFRSPMYRQPILIAIVLQLSQQLSGINAVFYYSTSIFEKSGVEQPVYATIGSGVVNTAFTVVSLFVVERAGRRTLHLIGLAGMAGCAVLMTIALTLLDQMPWMSYLSIVAIFGFVAFFEIGPGPIPWFIVAELFSQGPRPAAFAVAGLSNWTSNFIVGMGFQYIAQLCGSYVFIIFTVLLVLFFIFTYFKVPETKGRTFDEIASGFRQGGASQSDKTPDEFHSLGADSQV from the exons atgaCGGCTCGCCTGATGCTCGCTGTGGGAGGAGCGGTGCTGGGTTCTTTGCAGTTCGGTTACAACACTGGTGTCATCAACGCTCCGCAAAAG GTGATTGAGGACTTCTATAACCGTACCTGGATGTACAGATATGAGGAGCCCATCACTCCTGCCACCCTCACCACGCTCTGGTCCCTCTCCGTTGCCATCTTCTCCGTTGGAGGCATGATCGGATCCTTTTCTGTGGGGCTCTTTGTCAATCGCTTCGGACG gcGCAACTCCATGCTCATGTCCAACATCCTCGCCTTTGTGTCTGCTATCCTCATGGGTTTCTCCAAGATGGCTCTCTCTTTTGAGATGCTCATCCTTGGCCGCTTCATCATCGGCCTCTACTCCGGCCTCACCACTGGTTTTGTGCCCATGTACGTGGGCGAGGTGTCGCCCACTGCCCTGCGGGGTGCGTTGGGGACCTTCCACCAGCTCGGCATCGTCTTGGGCATCCTCATCGCACAG GTGTTTGGTTTGGACTTGATCATGGGGAACGACTCACTCTGGCCACTGCTCCTGGGCTTCATCTTTGTCCCGGCCCTGCTGCAGTGCCTCATCCTGCCCTTTGCTCCTGAGAGTCCCCGCTTCCTCCTCATCAACCGCAATGAAGAGAACAAAGCCAAGAGCG TCCTCAAGAAGCTGCGAGGCACAACGGATGTCAGTAGTGACCTCCAGGAGATGAAGGAGGAGAGCCGGCAAATGATGAGGGAGAAGAAGGTCACCATCATGGAGCTCTTCCGTTCCCCCATGTACCGCCAGCCCATCCTCATCGCCATCGTCCTACAGCTGTCTCAGCAGCTCTCGGGGATCAACGCT GTCTTCTACTACTCCACCAGCATCTTTGAGAAGTCTGGTGTGGAGCAGCCCGTCTATGCCACCATCGGTTCCGGCGTGGTGAACACTGCTTTCACTGTGGTTTCG CTCTTTGTGGTGGAGCGAGCCGGACGCAGGACCCTCCACCTCATCGGCCTGGCAGGGATGGCAGGGTGCGCCGTGCTCATGACCATTGCCCTGACTCTGCTG GACCAAATGCCCTGGATGTCCTACCTCAGCATTGTGGCCATCTTTGGGTTCGTGGCCTTCTTTGAGATCGGCCCAGGCCCCATCCCTTGGTTCATCGTGGCAGAACTGTTCAGCCAAGGCCCTCgtcctgctgcctttgctgttgCTGGCTTGTCCAACTGGACCTCCAACTTCATCGTGGGCATGGGCTTCCAGTACATCGCG CAACTCTGCGGCTCCTACGTCTTCATAATCTTCACGGTGCTGCTAgtcctcttcttcatcttcactTACTTCAAGGTGCCGGAGACGAAGGGTCGGACCTTTGACGAAATCGCCTCCGGATTCCGGCAGGGGGGAGCCAGCCAGAGCGACAAAACCCCGGATGAGTTCCACAGCTTGGGCGCAGACTCCCAGGTCTGA